A window of Aquitalea denitrificans contains these coding sequences:
- the truB gene encoding tRNA pseudouridine(55) synthase TruB, producing MSKPRSNRRQIDGVLLIDKPYDISSNNALQKARWLLNAAKAGHTGVLDPLATGLLPMCLGEATKFSSYLLDADKGYRATVRFGAATSTGDIEGEVVRECPIAFDEAGLLQVMQQFVGEVSQVPPMYSALKHQGKPLYEYAREGIEIHREPRRITIHSLKLISFDGVEAVIDVLCSKGTYIRTLAEDIAIALDCAAHLTGLRRTTTGGFQLSEAHTLADVEALDMAGREALLLPVDVLVQHFPAHTLDAASVARFIHGQAVRFAGECARMTRFRVYSDVNAEFLGLAELRDDDMLHPIRLLAVKQTAC from the coding sequence ATGAGCAAGCCGCGCAGCAACCGCCGCCAGATTGATGGCGTGCTGCTGATCGACAAGCCCTACGACATTTCCAGTAATAACGCGCTGCAAAAGGCGCGCTGGTTGCTCAATGCCGCCAAGGCCGGCCATACCGGCGTGCTGGACCCCTTGGCCACCGGCTTGTTGCCGATGTGTCTGGGGGAGGCCACCAAGTTTTCCTCCTATCTGCTGGATGCCGACAAGGGCTATCGTGCTACTGTGCGTTTTGGCGCAGCCACCAGCACCGGCGACATCGAGGGTGAGGTGGTGCGGGAATGCCCGATTGCCTTTGATGAAGCCGGCCTGCTACAAGTGATGCAGCAGTTTGTTGGTGAAGTCAGCCAGGTGCCGCCGATGTATTCGGCGCTCAAGCATCAGGGCAAACCGTTGTATGAATATGCCCGCGAAGGCATTGAAATTCATCGCGAGCCACGTCGCATCACCATCCACTCGCTCAAGCTGATCAGCTTTGATGGCGTGGAAGCGGTGATCGACGTGTTGTGCAGCAAGGGCACGTATATCCGCACCTTGGCGGAAGACATTGCCATTGCGCTGGATTGCGCTGCTCATCTGACCGGTTTGCGCCGCACCACTACCGGTGGCTTCCAGTTGTCCGAGGCCCATACCCTGGCCGATGTGGAGGCGCTGGACATGGCCGGGCGCGAAGCGCTGCTGTTGCCGGTCGACGTATTGGTGCAACACTTTCCGGCGCATACGCTGGATGCAGCCAGCGTCGCGCGTTTTATTCACGGACAGGCCGTGCGTTTTGCCGGTGAGTGTGCGAGAATGACGCGCTTTCGTGTTTACAGCGATGTAAATGCGGAGTTTCTGGGTCTGGCCGAGCTGCGGGATGATGACATGCTGCACCCGATCAGACTCCTGGCTGTCAAACAGACAGCCTGCTAG
- the rpsO gene encoding 30S ribosomal protein S15, which produces MAMTAAQKADIVKSFQHKEGDTGSSEVQVALLTARINDLTPHFKANTKDHHSRRGLLKMVSRRRRLLDYLKRTDADSYRALIARLGLRK; this is translated from the coding sequence ATGGCAATGACCGCCGCCCAAAAAGCAGACATCGTTAAAAGCTTCCAACACAAGGAAGGCGATACCGGTTCGTCCGAAGTGCAAGTTGCACTGCTGACCGCTCGTATCAACGACCTGACCCCGCACTTCAAAGCCAATACAAAAGACCACCACAGCCGTCGTGGCCTGCTGAAGATGGTGAGCCGTCGTCGTCGTCTGCTTGACTACCTCAAGCGTACCGATGCTGACAGCTACCGCGCTCTGATTGCCCGTCTGGGTCTGCGCAAGTAA
- the rbfA gene encoding 30S ribosome-binding factor RbfA, translating into MAKARKGFSRADRIAEQIQRELAELVRTGLKDPRVGWITITAVQVTRDYSHAKVFYTVMDEKTREVSQEALEHSAGFLRSELGRSIKMFTTPQLHFVYDESVSRGMHMTSLINQVAKEDAEKFGAGDAEAADDEGGAE; encoded by the coding sequence ATGGCCAAAGCCAGAAAAGGTTTCTCCCGCGCCGACCGTATTGCTGAGCAGATTCAGCGCGAGTTGGCCGAACTGGTCCGTACCGGTCTGAAAGACCCGCGCGTGGGCTGGATCACCATTACCGCCGTGCAGGTGACGCGTGACTACTCGCACGCCAAGGTGTTCTACACCGTCATGGATGAAAAGACGCGCGAAGTCAGCCAGGAAGCGCTGGAGCACTCCGCCGGTTTCCTGCGTTCCGAACTGGGTCGCAGCATCAAGATGTTCACCACGCCGCAGTTGCACTTTGTCTACGATGAGTCGGTATCGCGCGGCATGCACATGACCAGCCTGATCAACCAGGTGGCAAAGGAAGACGCCGAGAAATTCGGTGCCGGTGATGCTGAGGCAGCTGATGACGAGGGTGGCGCCGAATGA
- the infB gene encoding translation initiation factor IF-2, whose amino-acid sequence MVLTNVKQFAGELNLTPERLLEQLRAAGVSKRAPDDTLSEQDKSQLLDYLKRSHGARDESRITLTRKSTSEIKTADGGTVKVETRKKRVVVRPEDGPAPAAEAVAAAPAPAAPVTKPVEAVSAPAPAAETKPVEVKPEAKPEPQAKVEPKVESKPAAPVAPVAEAPAKEAAPAAKPAPAPVRTVASILSPEEVASREAEEKRQAAFRARQQELMREKIEREERRQAARLAAQQPAPAPAPKPVEAPKPVEARSEERRDERGPRPAGDNRGPRPAGDNRGPRPAGDNRGPRPAGDNRGPRPAGDNRGPRPAGDNRGPRPAAAGAPGAPAVPATVAGRPDAKKGGVKKGNERWEEGKKGRGLKTKGGDAGSDWKSRGGKGKHKQNNQHAFQAPTEPIVHDVLVPETISVADLAHRMAVKGVEVIKVLMKMGMMVTINQVLDQETAMIVVEEMGHKPRAAQADDPEAYLEKPEGEEVEVAVQPRPPVVTVMGHVDHGKTSLLDYIRRAKVAAGEAGGITQHIGAYHVETPRGMITFLDTPGHEAFTAMRARGAKATDIVVLVVAADDGVMPQTIEAIHHAKAAKVPMVVAVNKIDKMGANVERIRQELVSHEVVPEDWGGDTQFIEVSAKQGTNIDALLEAILLQAEVLELNAPIEAPAKGIIVEARLDKGRGPVATLLVQSGTLKKGDVVLAGTAFGRVRAMMDENGKAIDTAGPAIPVEILGLSDVPQAGEDAMVLTDERKAREIALFRAGKFRDVRLAKQQAAKLENMFAQMADGSGEVQTLSIIIKADVQGSYEALAGSLQKLSTDEVRVSILHSGVGGISESDINLAIASKAIVIGFNTRSDAAARKLAENEGVDIRYYSIIYDAVDEVKAALSGMLAPEKKEQILGTVEIRQVIPVSKVGNIAGCMVTDGLIKRTASIRLIRNHVVVHTGELDSLKRFKDDVKEVKQGYECGLMLKNFNDIQEGDQLEAFEIVEVARSL is encoded by the coding sequence ATGGTATTGACGAATGTAAAACAGTTTGCCGGTGAGCTGAACCTCACGCCTGAACGATTGCTGGAACAGCTTCGTGCGGCGGGTGTGTCCAAGCGCGCGCCGGATGATACGCTCTCTGAGCAGGATAAATCCCAGCTTCTTGACTACCTGAAGCGTTCGCATGGCGCCCGTGATGAGTCGCGTATTACGCTGACCCGCAAGTCCACCAGTGAAATCAAGACCGCAGACGGTGGTACGGTAAAGGTTGAGACGCGCAAGAAGCGTGTTGTGGTTCGCCCGGAAGATGGCCCGGCTCCGGCAGCAGAAGCTGTCGCAGCTGCCCCGGCACCTGCTGCTCCGGTGACCAAGCCTGTTGAAGCTGTTTCTGCCCCTGCTCCGGCGGCAGAAACCAAGCCGGTTGAAGTTAAACCGGAAGCAAAGCCGGAACCGCAAGCAAAGGTTGAACCCAAGGTGGAATCCAAGCCCGCCGCACCGGTAGCTCCGGTAGCGGAAGCCCCGGCCAAGGAAGCTGCACCTGCTGCCAAGCCGGCCCCGGCTCCGGTACGCACCGTGGCCTCTATTCTGTCGCCGGAAGAAGTAGCCTCCCGCGAAGCGGAAGAAAAGCGTCAGGCTGCTTTCCGTGCCCGTCAGCAAGAGCTGATGCGCGAAAAGATCGAACGCGAAGAGCGCCGTCAGGCTGCTCGTCTGGCTGCCCAGCAACCAGCACCGGCACCGGCTCCCAAGCCGGTGGAAGCACCCAAACCGGTTGAAGCGCGCAGCGAAGAGCGCCGTGATGAACGTGGTCCGCGTCCCGCTGGTGACAACCGTGGCCCGCGCCCGGCTGGTGACAACCGTGGTCCGCGTCCGGCTGGCGACAACCGTGGCCCGCGCCCGGCTGGCGACAACCGTGGCCCGCGTCCGGCTGGCGACAACCGTGGCCCGCGCCCGGCTGGTGACAACCGTGGTCCGCGTCCGGCTGCTGCCGGTGCACCGGGTGCCCCCGCTGTTCCGGCTACCGTGGCTGGCCGTCCTGATGCCAAGAAGGGTGGCGTCAAGAAGGGCAATGAGCGCTGGGAAGAAGGCAAGAAGGGCCGTGGTCTGAAGACCAAGGGCGGCGATGCCGGCAGCGACTGGAAATCCCGCGGCGGCAAGGGCAAGCACAAGCAGAACAACCAGCATGCCTTCCAGGCTCCGACCGAGCCCATCGTGCATGACGTGCTGGTGCCGGAAACCATCTCCGTGGCCGATCTGGCTCACCGCATGGCCGTCAAGGGCGTTGAGGTGATCAAGGTCCTGATGAAGATGGGCATGATGGTCACCATCAACCAGGTGCTGGACCAGGAAACCGCCATGATCGTGGTGGAAGAAATGGGCCACAAGCCGCGTGCGGCACAGGCGGACGATCCGGAAGCCTACCTGGAAAAGCCGGAAGGCGAAGAAGTGGAAGTGGCTGTACAGCCGCGTCCGCCGGTGGTCACCGTGATGGGTCACGTCGACCACGGCAAGACCTCGCTGCTGGACTACATCCGTCGCGCCAAGGTGGCTGCGGGCGAAGCCGGCGGCATTACCCAGCATATCGGTGCCTACCACGTGGAAACCCCGCGCGGCATGATCACCTTCCTGGATACCCCGGGTCATGAAGCGTTTACCGCCATGCGTGCCCGTGGTGCCAAGGCCACTGACATTGTGGTGCTGGTGGTGGCTGCCGACGACGGCGTGATGCCGCAGACCATTGAAGCCATTCACCATGCCAAGGCTGCCAAGGTGCCGATGGTGGTAGCGGTCAACAAGATCGACAAGATGGGTGCCAATGTAGAACGCATCCGTCAGGAACTGGTTTCGCACGAAGTGGTGCCGGAAGACTGGGGTGGCGATACCCAGTTCATCGAAGTCTCTGCCAAGCAGGGCACCAATATCGATGCGCTGCTGGAAGCCATCCTGCTGCAGGCTGAAGTGCTGGAGTTGAATGCACCGATCGAAGCCCCGGCCAAGGGCATCATCGTGGAAGCCCGTCTGGACAAGGGTCGTGGCCCGGTTGCCACGCTGCTGGTTCAGTCCGGCACCCTGAAGAAGGGCGATGTGGTATTGGCTGGTACGGCATTTGGTCGCGTTCGCGCCATGATGGACGAAAACGGCAAGGCTATCGACACTGCTGGTCCGGCTATCCCGGTAGAGATTCTGGGTCTGTCTGACGTGCCGCAAGCCGGTGAAGATGCCATGGTGCTGACCGACGAACGCAAGGCGCGTGAAATCGCCCTGTTCCGTGCCGGCAAGTTCCGTGATGTCCGTCTGGCCAAGCAGCAGGCCGCCAAGCTGGAAAACATGTTTGCCCAGATGGCCGATGGCAGTGGCGAGGTGCAAACCTTGTCCATCATCATCAAGGCCGATGTGCAGGGTTCTTACGAAGCCCTGGCCGGCAGTCTGCAGAAGCTGTCCACCGACGAAGTACGTGTCAGCATCCTGCACTCCGGTGTGGGTGGTATCTCGGAATCAGACATCAACCTGGCGATCGCCTCCAAGGCCATCGTGATCGGCTTCAACACCCGCTCCGATGCCGCCGCGCGCAAGCTGGCCGAGAACGAAGGCGTGGACATCCGTTACTACAGCATCATCTACGATGCCGTGGACGAAGTGAAAGCAGCCTTGTCCGGCATGCTGGCACCGGAGAAGAAGGAACAAATCCTGGGTACCGTCGAGATCCGTCAGGTGATCCCGGTGTCGAAGGTAGGCAATATTGCAGGTTGTATGGTGACCGACGGTCTGATCAAGCGTACTGCTTCGATCCGTCTGATCCGCAACCACGTGGTGGTGCATACCGGCGAACTGGACTCGCTCAAGCGCTTCAAGGACGACGTGAAGGAAGTGAAGCAGGGTTACGAATGTGGCCTGATGCTGAAGAACTTCAACGACATCCAGGAAGGCGACCAACTGGAAGCTTTCGAAATCGTGGAAGTGGCTCGCTCGCTGTAA